The following coding sequences lie in one Microbacterium sp. XT11 genomic window:
- a CDS encoding histidine phosphatase family protein has product MPASRLHLVRHGEVHNPDRVLYGRLPHYHLSEAGRRMASAAAEHVAALGRPVTSLRCSPLERTQESAAPFAERFGLTPEIDERVIEPTNVFEGTRMRRSLMNPLNWWHLRQPSVPSWGEAYASIAERMLSAMDEAWDDAPDGDAVIVSHQAPIWITHLRVAGLPLRHDPRSRRCALSSVTSFERVGDVWREVDYAEPAAGGIDLGAV; this is encoded by the coding sequence ATGCCGGCATCCCGATTGCATCTCGTGCGTCACGGCGAGGTGCACAACCCCGACCGCGTGCTCTACGGACGCCTTCCGCACTATCACCTCAGCGAGGCGGGGCGTCGGATGGCGTCGGCCGCTGCCGAGCACGTCGCCGCGCTCGGCCGTCCGGTCACGTCGCTGCGCTGCTCGCCGCTCGAGCGCACACAGGAGTCCGCGGCGCCGTTCGCGGAGAGGTTCGGGCTGACCCCGGAGATCGACGAGCGCGTGATCGAGCCCACCAACGTGTTCGAGGGGACGCGCATGCGGCGCTCGCTCATGAACCCGCTGAACTGGTGGCACCTGCGCCAGCCCTCCGTGCCGAGCTGGGGTGAGGCGTACGCGTCGATCGCCGAGCGGATGCTGAGCGCGATGGACGAGGCGTGGGACGACGCCCCCGACGGCGACGCCGTGATCGTGTCGCACCAGGCGCCCATCTGGATCACGCACCTGCGGGTCGCCGGACTCCCGCTGCGTCACGATCCGCGCTCCCGGCGCTGCGCGCTGTCGAGCGTGACATCGTTCGAGCGCGTGGGTGACGTGTGGCGCGAGGTCGACTACGCCGAGCCGGCTGCGGGCGGCATCGACCTCGGCGCGGTCTGA
- a CDS encoding ABC transporter substrate-binding protein yields MAHFPRRARFGAGIALAATAAFALTGCASDGDASAAAGGDVDAASATSVADFGTFADLEAAAKAEGALNVIALPRDWANYGEILDLFAEKYPEITINEASPDVSSAEEIQAAKTNEGLDTAPDVFDLGLTVALQNTDVFAPYKVQTWDEIPDALKEPSGLFVGDYGGYMSIGYDSSKFPEPTSLDDLLGADYKGAVAINGDPTQAGAAFAAVGLATVQSGGTLDDFQPGIDFFAELQKAGNLLKVDVTTATVASGETPVVFDWDYLNAAHQKDNKDWKVVVLDGTGYAGYYNQAINKDAPHPAAARLWQEFLYSDEVQNLWLKGGARPARMEAMTDAGTIDAELAAALPEVPSETVVPTEQQSADAGKLLGEKWAAAVQ; encoded by the coding sequence ATGGCACACTTCCCCCGCCGCGCCCGCTTCGGCGCCGGCATCGCCCTCGCCGCCACCGCCGCGTTCGCCCTCACTGGCTGCGCATCCGACGGAGACGCCTCCGCCGCCGCAGGCGGCGACGTCGATGCGGCATCCGCAACCTCCGTCGCCGACTTCGGCACGTTCGCCGACCTCGAGGCTGCGGCCAAGGCGGAGGGCGCGCTGAACGTCATCGCCCTGCCGCGTGACTGGGCCAACTACGGCGAGATCCTCGACCTCTTCGCCGAGAAGTACCCGGAGATCACGATCAACGAGGCATCGCCCGACGTCTCCAGCGCCGAGGAGATCCAGGCAGCGAAGACGAACGAGGGGCTGGACACCGCGCCCGACGTCTTCGACCTGGGGCTGACCGTCGCTCTGCAGAACACCGACGTCTTCGCTCCGTACAAGGTGCAGACGTGGGACGAGATCCCTGACGCCCTCAAGGAGCCCAGCGGGCTCTTCGTCGGCGACTACGGCGGGTACATGTCGATCGGCTACGACTCGTCGAAGTTCCCCGAGCCGACCTCCCTCGACGACCTTCTGGGCGCCGACTACAAGGGCGCCGTGGCGATCAACGGCGACCCCACGCAGGCCGGCGCGGCTTTCGCGGCCGTCGGCCTCGCCACCGTGCAGTCCGGTGGCACGCTCGACGACTTCCAGCCGGGCATCGACTTCTTCGCCGAGCTGCAGAAGGCGGGAAACCTGCTCAAGGTCGATGTGACGACGGCCACCGTCGCGAGCGGCGAGACCCCGGTCGTCTTCGACTGGGACTACCTGAACGCGGCCCACCAGAAGGACAACAAGGACTGGAAGGTCGTCGTCCTCGACGGCACCGGGTACGCCGGGTACTACAACCAGGCCATCAACAAGGACGCTCCGCACCCGGCAGCGGCTCGCCTGTGGCAGGAATTCCTCTACAGCGACGAGGTGCAGAACCTGTGGCTCAAGGGCGGCGCCCGCCCCGCGCGCATGGAGGCCATGACGGATGCCGGCACCATCGACGCCGAGCTCGCCGCAGCGCTCCCGGAGGTCCCGTCCGAGACGGTCGTCCCGACGGAGCAGCAGAGCGCCGACGCCGGCAAGCTCCTCGGCGAGAAGTGGGCAGCGGCAGTCCAGTGA
- the aspS gene encoding aspartate--tRNA ligase encodes MLRTHSAGSLRAEHIGQTVTLTGWVDRRRDHGGVAFIDLRDESGIAQVVIRDEEVAHPLRNEFVLKVTGEVSRRPDGNENPNLPTGEIELIATDVVVLNESAPLPFQVSTALADTENVGEEVRLKYRYLDLRRPAAASALRLRSDVYKAIRDVLHDDGFTEVETPTLTRSTPEGARDFVVPARLHPGSWYALPQSPQLFKQLLMVGGIEKYFQIARCYRDEDFRADRQPEFTQLDIEMSFVDQEDVIALMERLIVAMWKTIGVEVQTPLPRITYADAMAKYGSDKPDLRFGLELVDATEYFANTPFRVFQSEYVGAVRMPGGASQPRKQLDAWQDWAKQRGARGLAYVLFNEDGSLGGPAAKNLSETEQAGLAEFVGAEPGDCVFFAAGSAKESRALLGAARVEIGRRLGYLNPDEFAFTWVVDAPMFEPAADAVASGDVAVGAGAWTAVHHAFTGPKPEFEDTFDTDPGSALAYAYDIVCNGSELGGGSIRIHREDIQKRVFEVMGISDEVAQEQFGFLLDAFKFGAPPHGGIALGMDRVLQHLSKTESIRDVIAFPKSGNGFDPLTSAPAPITAEQRKEAGVDAVPDSAEV; translated from the coding sequence GTGCTGCGCACACACTCCGCCGGCTCCCTGCGAGCCGAGCACATCGGTCAGACCGTCACCCTCACGGGCTGGGTCGATCGTCGTCGCGATCACGGAGGCGTGGCGTTCATCGATCTGCGCGACGAGTCGGGCATCGCCCAGGTCGTCATCCGCGACGAAGAGGTGGCCCACCCGCTGCGCAACGAGTTCGTCCTCAAGGTCACCGGTGAGGTGTCGCGCCGCCCCGATGGCAACGAGAACCCGAACCTGCCGACCGGGGAGATCGAGCTCATCGCGACCGACGTCGTGGTGCTCAACGAGTCAGCGCCGCTGCCGTTCCAGGTCTCGACAGCGCTGGCCGACACCGAGAACGTCGGCGAGGAGGTGCGGCTCAAGTACCGTTACCTCGACCTGCGCCGTCCGGCCGCGGCATCCGCTCTCCGTCTGCGCTCCGACGTGTACAAGGCCATCCGCGACGTGCTGCACGACGACGGCTTCACCGAGGTCGAGACGCCGACGCTCACGCGTTCGACGCCCGAGGGCGCCCGCGACTTCGTCGTGCCCGCTCGCCTGCACCCCGGCAGCTGGTACGCCCTCCCGCAGTCGCCGCAGCTGTTCAAGCAGCTGCTCATGGTCGGCGGCATCGAGAAGTACTTCCAGATCGCGCGGTGCTACCGCGACGAGGACTTCCGCGCCGACCGCCAGCCCGAGTTCACGCAGCTCGACATCGAGATGAGCTTCGTCGACCAGGAGGACGTCATCGCCCTCATGGAGCGCCTCATCGTCGCGATGTGGAAGACCATCGGCGTCGAGGTGCAGACCCCGCTGCCGCGCATCACCTACGCCGACGCCATGGCGAAATACGGCTCCGACAAGCCCGACCTGCGTTTCGGGCTCGAGCTCGTCGACGCGACGGAGTACTTCGCGAACACGCCGTTCCGAGTGTTCCAGTCCGAGTACGTCGGTGCGGTGCGGATGCCGGGCGGCGCTTCGCAGCCGCGCAAGCAGCTCGACGCGTGGCAGGACTGGGCCAAGCAGCGCGGGGCCCGCGGACTGGCGTACGTGCTGTTCAACGAGGACGGGTCGCTCGGCGGACCCGCCGCGAAGAACCTGTCCGAGACCGAGCAGGCCGGCCTCGCGGAGTTCGTCGGCGCTGAGCCGGGCGACTGCGTGTTCTTCGCCGCCGGATCCGCGAAGGAGAGCCGAGCGCTCCTCGGCGCCGCGCGCGTGGAGATCGGCCGCCGCCTCGGCTACCTGAACCCGGACGAGTTCGCGTTCACGTGGGTCGTCGACGCTCCGATGTTCGAGCCCGCAGCGGATGCCGTGGCGTCGGGCGACGTGGCCGTGGGAGCAGGCGCATGGACGGCCGTGCACCACGCGTTCACCGGCCCCAAGCCGGAGTTCGAGGACACGTTCGACACCGACCCCGGCTCGGCTCTCGCCTACGCGTACGACATCGTGTGCAACGGCTCGGAGCTCGGCGGCGGCTCGATCCGCATCCACCGCGAGGACATCCAGAAGCGCGTGTTCGAGGTCATGGGCATCAGCGACGAGGTCGCGCAGGAGCAGTTCGGCTTCCTGCTCGACGCGTTCAAGTTCGGCGCACCGCCGCACGGCGGCATCGCCCTCGGCATGGACCGGGTGCTGCAGCACCTGTCGAAGACCGAGTCGATCCGCGATGTCATCGCCTTCCCGAAGTCGGGCAACGGCTTCGATCCGCTGACCTCCGCGCCCGCGCCGATCACGGCCGAGCAGCGCAAGGAGGCCGGAGTGGATGCCGTGCCGGACTCCGCCGAGGTCTGA
- the resB gene encoding cytochrome c biogenesis protein ResB: MTRDSTDPLRPSDHVDGDDSITQPKLGVVGWLRWGWRQLTSMRTALILLLVLAIAAIPGSIFPQRMADPNGVTQWQRDNPDLFPVLDALKMFDVYLSPWFSAIYLLLFTSLVGCVIPRIKHHAKALRARPPRTPARLQRLADFRAVDRAAADAGADAVTAVDIAEKQLKALGYRVERYDDKKSSSVSAERGYWRETGNLLFHIALVGVLITVGVGGGFAYTGQRVLVEGETFANTLLDYDSMNRGRFVGDGALTPYSMQLDSFDVTYQPFGEPGSGQAGDFAANMTVKENGEERTGAVRVNHPLDIAGDKIYLLGNGYAPTITVRNADGEVVYKNSVPFLPQDNNLTSLGVIKVTDGMPEQLGLLGFFYPTTGVLDTGAFFSAYPDLTNPTLTLDVYEGDLGINEGDPKSVYVLDTTDLTKLTGRGTDVESLELSPGETADLPGGRGTVTFEDESPAGATDLSQSVKRFASLQIHHDASAVWVLVFALLALGGLMLALFVPRRRVWVKAYPAGDTVTIEYAGLARGEDPTLAAAVDDLVAGHARLLDAAGVTAAMPADERGETPSEPADAEPAASDTRK, from the coding sequence GTGACCCGCGACTCGACCGACCCTCTGCGGCCGTCCGACCACGTCGACGGCGACGACTCGATCACGCAGCCCAAGCTCGGCGTCGTCGGCTGGCTGCGGTGGGGCTGGCGTCAGCTAACCTCCATGCGCACCGCGCTGATCCTGCTGCTCGTGCTGGCGATCGCGGCGATCCCCGGGTCGATCTTCCCGCAGCGCATGGCCGATCCGAACGGCGTCACGCAGTGGCAGCGCGACAACCCCGACCTCTTCCCGGTGCTCGACGCGCTGAAGATGTTCGACGTGTACCTGTCGCCGTGGTTCTCGGCGATCTACCTGCTGCTGTTCACGTCTCTCGTCGGCTGCGTCATCCCCCGCATCAAGCACCACGCGAAGGCACTGCGCGCGCGGCCTCCGCGTACGCCCGCGCGGCTGCAGCGTCTCGCGGACTTCCGCGCGGTCGACCGCGCGGCGGCGGATGCCGGAGCCGACGCGGTGACGGCGGTCGACATCGCGGAGAAGCAGCTGAAGGCGCTGGGCTACCGTGTCGAGCGGTACGACGACAAGAAGTCGTCGTCCGTCTCGGCTGAGCGCGGATACTGGCGCGAGACCGGCAACCTGCTGTTCCACATCGCGCTCGTCGGCGTGCTCATCACGGTCGGCGTGGGCGGCGGATTCGCCTACACGGGGCAGCGCGTGCTCGTGGAGGGCGAGACCTTCGCCAACACGCTGCTCGACTACGACTCCATGAACAGGGGGCGATTCGTCGGCGACGGCGCCCTGACGCCGTACTCGATGCAGCTCGACTCGTTCGACGTGACCTACCAGCCGTTCGGCGAGCCCGGCTCGGGGCAGGCGGGCGACTTCGCGGCCAACATGACCGTGAAGGAGAACGGCGAGGAGCGCACCGGGGCGGTGCGGGTGAACCATCCGCTCGACATCGCCGGCGACAAGATCTACCTGCTCGGCAACGGGTACGCCCCGACGATCACCGTGCGCAACGCCGACGGCGAGGTCGTCTACAAGAACAGCGTCCCGTTCCTGCCTCAGGACAACAACCTCACCTCTCTCGGCGTGATCAAGGTGACCGACGGGATGCCGGAGCAGCTCGGCCTGCTCGGCTTCTTCTACCCGACGACGGGCGTTCTCGACACGGGCGCGTTCTTCTCCGCCTACCCGGATCTCACCAACCCCACCCTCACCCTCGACGTGTACGAGGGCGACCTCGGCATCAACGAGGGCGATCCCAAGTCGGTGTACGTGCTCGACACGACCGATCTCACGAAGCTCACCGGGCGCGGCACGGACGTCGAGTCGCTCGAGTTGAGCCCGGGGGAGACGGCCGACCTTCCGGGCGGACGCGGAACCGTGACGTTCGAGGACGAGTCGCCGGCGGGGGCCACGGATCTCTCGCAGTCGGTCAAGCGCTTCGCCTCGCTGCAGATCCATCATGACGCCTCCGCCGTGTGGGTGCTGGTGTTCGCGCTGCTCGCCCTCGGCGGGCTGATGCTCGCGCTGTTCGTGCCGCGGCGCCGCGTGTGGGTCAAGGCGTACCCGGCGGGCGACACGGTCACGATCGAGTACGCGGGCCTGGCGCGCGGCGAGGACCCGACGCTCGCCGCCGCGGTCGACGACCTCGTGGCCGGCCACGCGCGGCTGCTCGACGCCGCCGGGGTCACCGCGGCGATGCCCGCCGACGAGCGGGGCGAGACACCCTCCGAACCCGCGGATGCCGAGCCCGCGGCATCCGACACCCGAAAGTAG
- a CDS encoding NAD(P)/FAD-dependent oxidoreductase yields MHDVIIIGGGPAGLQAALTLGRMHRSALLLDSGEYRNGTVLHMHNVIANDGTPPSVFRETARAQLSEYAGIEVRSLAAEHVSAEAEGQFAVRLADGTTAIARRLILATGMADDLPDVPGLGALWGVKAFSCPFCDGHEHADKPIAVLGAAERAGHLLGLLGRIASSITAFPIGTTYTDDERRALEVAGARVSDSPVREVADAASGGVSVVTDDGTSEVAGVFVASGTLRQRAPFAEQLGLRMLPSGAVEIDDFGRTSVLGVSAAGDLAHRAALPGPMASVIAAAAAGQLAAVGMVQSLMGS; encoded by the coding sequence ATGCACGACGTCATCATCATCGGCGGAGGACCCGCAGGATTACAGGCCGCCCTGACCCTCGGCCGTATGCACCGCTCGGCGCTGCTGCTCGACTCCGGCGAGTACCGCAACGGCACCGTGCTGCACATGCACAACGTGATCGCCAACGACGGCACACCGCCCTCGGTGTTCCGCGAGACCGCCAGGGCTCAGCTCTCGGAGTACGCCGGCATCGAGGTCCGGTCGCTCGCCGCCGAGCACGTCTCTGCGGAGGCGGAGGGGCAGTTCGCAGTGCGCCTCGCCGACGGCACGACCGCCATCGCCAGACGCCTCATCCTCGCCACCGGGATGGCCGACGACCTCCCCGACGTGCCGGGACTGGGCGCCCTGTGGGGTGTGAAGGCCTTCAGCTGCCCGTTCTGCGACGGTCACGAGCACGCAGACAAGCCCATCGCCGTGCTGGGCGCGGCCGAGCGGGCCGGTCATCTTCTCGGCCTGCTCGGGCGCATCGCCTCGTCGATCACCGCTTTCCCGATCGGCACGACGTACACCGACGACGAGCGGCGAGCACTCGAGGTCGCGGGCGCGCGCGTCAGCGACAGTCCCGTCCGCGAGGTGGCTGACGCGGCATCCGGAGGCGTGTCGGTCGTGACGGACGACGGCACGTCCGAGGTCGCCGGCGTCTTCGTGGCCTCGGGGACCCTGCGCCAGCGAGCCCCGTTCGCCGAGCAGCTCGGACTGCGGATGCTGCCGTCGGGGGCCGTGGAGATCGACGACTTCGGCCGCACCTCGGTGCTGGGGGTCTCGGCGGCGGGCGACCTCGCGCATCGCGCTGCCCTGCCGGGACCGATGGCGTCGGTGATCGCGGCGGCCGCAGCCGGTCAACTCGCGGCCGTCGGCATGGTGCAGTCGCTCATGGGCAGCTGA
- a CDS encoding MerR family transcriptional regulator, with product MKSSDQHPWSVGDVAARFDLPTNVLRHWESVGLLRPARDAAGRRRYGEDDIVRIAVIQRSKAAGMSLEQIGVLLDDGSAGRHQVLQAHLDELDRRMDEMRRSRAMTEHAMRCRSHDIATCPRFRAGVADVLARF from the coding sequence ATGAAGTCAAGCGACCAGCATCCGTGGTCCGTCGGCGACGTCGCCGCCCGATTCGACCTGCCGACCAACGTGCTGCGGCACTGGGAATCCGTCGGCCTGCTGCGGCCCGCACGGGATGCCGCGGGGAGGCGCCGATACGGCGAAGACGACATCGTGCGCATCGCGGTGATCCAGCGCAGCAAGGCCGCGGGCATGAGCCTCGAGCAGATCGGCGTGCTGCTCGACGACGGAAGCGCGGGGCGCCACCAGGTCTTGCAGGCGCATCTCGACGAGCTCGACCGGCGCATGGACGAGATGAGGCGCTCACGAGCGATGACGGAGCACGCCATGAGGTGCCGGTCGCACGACATCGCCACGTGTCCGAGGTTCCGCGCCGGGGTGGCCGACGTGCTCGCCCGGTTCTGA
- a CDS encoding TlpA family protein disulfide reductase — translation MPLASTVRPIRSGRRSCIRLRRGAVGVALAAVFAVGLSACAPDPVSESFLSGENTGYVAADGAITEIPVAERGEPVEFGGVTESGDAFDSDDIAGQVAVVNFWYAGCAPCRVEAGALEEVWQKFEGQGVSFIGVNTRDQPDTAKAFSQEYGVTYPSLIDVDTAEAKLAFAAAVPIQATPTTLVLDKQGRVAARIIGPIDGPSILSTLVKDALAEDS, via the coding sequence GTGCCACTCGCCTCGACGGTTCGTCCGATCCGCAGCGGCCGCCGCTCCTGCATCCGCCTCCGTCGCGGTGCGGTCGGAGTCGCGCTCGCTGCGGTGTTCGCCGTCGGTCTGAGCGCCTGCGCCCCCGACCCGGTGAGCGAGTCGTTCCTCAGCGGGGAGAACACCGGCTACGTCGCCGCCGACGGCGCGATCACCGAGATCCCGGTCGCCGAGCGCGGCGAGCCCGTCGAATTCGGCGGCGTCACCGAATCCGGAGACGCGTTCGACAGCGACGACATCGCCGGACAGGTCGCGGTCGTCAACTTCTGGTACGCCGGCTGCGCCCCGTGCCGCGTGGAGGCGGGGGCGCTCGAAGAGGTCTGGCAGAAGTTCGAGGGCCAGGGGGTGTCGTTCATCGGCGTCAACACCCGCGACCAGCCCGACACCGCGAAGGCCTTCTCGCAGGAGTACGGCGTCACGTACCCGAGCCTCATCGACGTCGACACGGCGGAGGCCAAGCTCGCGTTCGCCGCGGCCGTTCCGATCCAGGCGACGCCGACCACGCTCGTGCTCGACAAGCAGGGCAGGGTCGCCGCCCGCATCATCGGTCCGATCGACGGTCCGTCGATCCTCTCGACGCTCGTCAAGGACGCGCTGGCGGAGGACTCGTGA
- a CDS encoding sulfite exporter TauE/SafE family protein yields MDIGALLGLEHLTWGVLILVVVAAFGAGWIDAVVGGGGLLQLPALLLIPGIAPVQALATNKLASVFGTATSSVTYYRRAKPDIRTAIPMAAIALAGSFGGAAVATVLPSAAFKPIIVVALLAVALFTAFRPQLGAATRLRFSGHKHHIMAGAAGLGIGFYDGMIGPGTGTFLVIALVALLGYDFLQASAKAKIVNFATNAGALLLFIPHGSVLWLLGGILAVANVAGSYLGSRMAVSRGARFIRIVFLVVVIALIAKLGVDVWNENIAPALAA; encoded by the coding sequence ATGGATATCGGCGCACTCCTCGGTCTCGAGCATCTGACATGGGGAGTGCTGATCCTCGTGGTGGTGGCCGCCTTCGGCGCCGGCTGGATCGACGCGGTCGTCGGCGGCGGCGGACTGCTGCAGCTGCCGGCGCTGCTGCTCATCCCCGGGATAGCTCCGGTGCAGGCGCTGGCCACCAACAAGCTCGCGTCGGTGTTCGGCACCGCGACGAGCAGCGTCACCTATTACCGTCGAGCGAAGCCCGACATCCGCACGGCCATCCCGATGGCGGCGATCGCGCTCGCCGGATCATTCGGCGGAGCGGCGGTCGCGACCGTGCTCCCGTCGGCCGCGTTCAAGCCGATCATCGTCGTCGCGCTGCTCGCCGTGGCGCTGTTCACGGCGTTCCGTCCGCAGCTCGGCGCCGCAACCCGACTGCGCTTCAGCGGTCACAAGCACCACATCATGGCCGGTGCGGCGGGGCTCGGCATCGGCTTCTACGACGGCATGATCGGACCGGGCACGGGCACCTTCCTCGTGATCGCCCTCGTCGCCCTGCTCGGCTACGACTTCCTGCAGGCGAGCGCGAAGGCCAAGATCGTCAACTTCGCCACCAACGCCGGAGCCCTCCTGCTCTTCATCCCGCACGGGTCGGTGCTGTGGCTGCTGGGCGGCATCCTCGCCGTCGCCAATGTCGCAGGGAGCTACCTGGGATCGCGCATGGCTGTCTCGCGCGGCGCCCGATTCATCCGGATCGTCTTCCTCGTCGTCGTCATCGCGCTGATCGCGAAGCTCGGCGTCGACGTGTGGAACGAGAACATCGCGCCTGCACTCGCCGCCTGA
- the ccsB gene encoding c-type cytochrome biogenesis protein CcsB, whose translation MFELTVISPVLLWTAIAIYAASFVAFAFDLARRSQVAADVRTVREAELVGAGVGGRGGASTPPATTATPPQRFVMARIGTSLMVLAWLFHLAATVTRSIAAGRVPWANLYEFAMIGTLLIVAVFLVVLTRVDLRFLGTFITGLVVVLLGLAATNFYVDVTPLMDPLKSVWLIIHVFVASLGTAFFALAFALSVLQLMQSRRERLLSEGSSKKAPGFLRTLPASDRLESMAYRFTIIGFILWTFTLIAGSIWAQDAWGRYWGFDVKETWTFVIWVVYAGYIHARATRGWRGNPSAWLSIVGFAAVMFNFTIVNVFFKGLHAYSGLS comes from the coding sequence ATGTTCGAGCTCACCGTGATCTCGCCGGTGCTGCTGTGGACCGCGATCGCGATCTATGCAGCCTCGTTCGTCGCCTTCGCCTTCGACCTCGCCCGGCGATCGCAGGTCGCGGCCGACGTCCGCACGGTGCGTGAGGCGGAGCTCGTCGGCGCCGGCGTCGGCGGACGCGGGGGTGCGAGCACGCCTCCGGCCACCACTGCCACGCCGCCGCAGCGTTTCGTGATGGCGCGCATCGGCACGTCGCTCATGGTGCTGGCGTGGCTGTTCCACCTCGCCGCGACGGTGACGCGCAGCATCGCGGCCGGCCGCGTGCCGTGGGCGAACCTGTACGAGTTCGCGATGATCGGCACGCTGCTCATCGTCGCGGTGTTCCTCGTCGTGCTCACCCGCGTCGACCTGCGCTTCCTCGGCACGTTCATCACGGGGCTCGTGGTGGTGCTGCTCGGTCTCGCCGCGACGAACTTCTACGTCGACGTGACGCCGCTCATGGACCCGCTGAAGAGCGTCTGGCTGATCATCCACGTCTTCGTCGCCTCGCTGGGCACGGCGTTCTTCGCCCTCGCGTTCGCGCTCTCCGTGCTGCAGCTCATGCAGTCGCGCCGGGAGCGGCTGCTCAGCGAGGGATCGAGTAAGAAGGCGCCGGGCTTCCTCCGCACGCTCCCCGCCTCCGACCGGCTCGAGAGCATGGCGTACCGGTTCACGATCATCGGCTTCATCCTCTGGACGTTCACGCTCATCGCGGGCTCGATCTGGGCGCAGGACGCCTGGGGGCGCTACTGGGGCTTCGACGTCAAGGAGACCTGGACCTTCGTGATCTGGGTCGTCTACGCCGGGTACATCCACGCACGCGCGACGCGCGGGTGGCGAGGCAACCCGTCGGCGTGGCTCTCGATCGTCGGGTTCGCCGCCGTGATGTTCAACTTCACCATCGTGAACGTGTTCTTCAAGGGGCTGCACGCCTATTCGGGCCTCAGCTGA
- a CDS encoding 2'-5' RNA ligase family protein — protein sequence MRRRFMDTQEHLASLDGQQYLVLRPAGAVARAYEEVQGALLAGDAGGLPHPHTGHVTLRGFFEPHRREELAALIRTWAADRRPIALAADAVDSFAAPWQIVILRLARTAALVDAYASLTDALAGSDFRRLGELPLDEWTFHLSVVYAKTLRPEAWDRLEAAAVRPLDPSPAETVDAVEFVWYENGEEYAETIPLGGIS from the coding sequence ATGCGCCGACGCTTCATGGACACCCAGGAACACCTCGCATCGCTCGACGGGCAGCAGTACCTGGTGCTGCGGCCGGCCGGAGCCGTCGCGCGCGCGTACGAGGAGGTCCAGGGTGCCCTGCTCGCGGGCGATGCCGGCGGGCTCCCGCACCCGCACACCGGGCACGTCACGCTGCGCGGCTTCTTCGAACCGCATCGGCGCGAGGAGCTCGCCGCGCTCATCCGGACGTGGGCGGCCGACCGGCGACCGATCGCGCTGGCGGCGGATGCCGTCGACAGCTTCGCGGCGCCGTGGCAGATCGTGATCCTCCGGCTCGCTCGCACGGCGGCGCTCGTCGACGCCTACGCGTCGCTCACGGACGCCCTCGCCGGCTCCGACTTCCGCCGGCTCGGCGAGCTGCCCCTCGACGAGTGGACGTTCCACCTCTCGGTCGTCTACGCCAAGACCCTGCGCCCGGAGGCGTGGGATCGCCTGGAGGCGGCAGCCGTGCGCCCGCTCGACCCGTCACCCGCCGAGACCGTCGATGCGGTCGAGTTCGTCTGGTACGAGAACGGCGAGGAGTACGCCGAGACGATCCCGCTGGGCGGGATCAGCTGA
- a CDS encoding cytochrome c biogenesis CcdA family protein, with protein sequence MSPEAIINSGALWLAIPVAMLAGLISFLSPCVLPLVPGYLGFLGGAVSPRPSVAAAPSAGTVPTAPGRGRLVLGVLLFILGFSVVFVAITALGGAANVFLIRWGDLITRVLGAVIVLMGLVFLGFFGFAQRELRFHVDAKYGVIGAPLLGVALGIGWAPCLGPTLTAIFALSFNAGDPVRAGFLGLAYSLGLGIPFLLVALGFGWAARAIGFLRRHIRVVNIIGGGLLIVLGLLMVTGLWTDIMSRLTAVMNSVLLPL encoded by the coding sequence ATGAGCCCCGAAGCCATCATCAACTCGGGAGCGCTGTGGCTGGCGATCCCGGTCGCGATGCTCGCCGGGCTGATCTCCTTCCTCTCGCCGTGCGTGCTCCCGCTCGTCCCCGGCTACCTCGGGTTCCTCGGCGGCGCCGTGTCGCCGCGGCCGTCAGTCGCGGCCGCGCCGTCAGCAGGGACCGTGCCGACCGCCCCGGGGCGCGGACGTCTCGTGCTCGGGGTGCTGCTGTTCATCCTGGGATTCAGCGTGGTGTTCGTCGCCATCACGGCTCTCGGCGGTGCGGCGAACGTGTTCCTCATCCGCTGGGGCGACCTCATCACGCGCGTCCTGGGCGCCGTGATCGTGCTCATGGGCCTCGTGTTCCTCGGCTTCTTCGGCTTCGCGCAGCGCGAGCTGCGGTTCCACGTCGACGCGAAGTACGGGGTCATCGGGGCACCGCTGCTCGGCGTCGCCCTCGGCATCGGATGGGCGCCATGCCTCGGCCCGACCCTCACGGCGATCTTCGCGCTGTCGTTCAACGCGGGCGATCCGGTGCGCGCCGGGTTCCTCGGCCTGGCGTACTCGCTCGGCCTCGGCATCCCGTTCCTGCTCGTCGCGCTCGGGTTCGGCTGGGCCGCGCGGGCGATCGGCTTCCTGCGCCGTCACATCCGGGTCGTCAACATCATCGGCGGGGGGCTGCTGATCGTGCTGGGGCTGCTCATGGTGACGGGTCTGTGGACAGACATCATGTCTCGACTGACGGCGGTGATGAACAGTGTCCTCCTCCCACTCTGA